The nucleotide window CGGCATTGGCCGCCCCGAGACATCAACCTCGGTCCAGCCCCCACAGATGTATACAGCTCAGCTTAACGGTCTCGAGAACCCATCGCCTGTAGGAGGCATGCAGTCGTCTGGCATGCGCAACTCTGCTGTCCCCCCGCCTTTCCAGTCAACACTTGGTCAAAAGTCCAACGGCTTGCCAGGAAGCTCCGATGGGGACATTGCTCCTCCCACCGAATACCCATACCGCGCCAAGGCCATCTACAGCTACGAGGCCAATCCCGAGGACGCCAATGAGATTTCATTCCAGAAGCACGAAATTCTCGAAGTCAGCGATGTCAGCGGCAGGTGGTGGCAAGCGAGGAAAGAGAATGGCGACACGGGTATTGCGCCAAGTAACTACCTCATTCTGTTATAGACGACTGTCGATGGAATGAGAGGCCCAGGAGAGCTTGCAATTCATCACAGCACACTACACTACAGCACACAACCCAGCACAGCATGATTGGGAAAACAGTCGGCAATTACCGTGGGCGCGCGCACGTACAACATTGTGGATGATtattttttctgttttttttttttttttttttttttttttgacttGGTCGTCGGCAAATGACACGACACACTGGCCTTTTTATATACCCAGCAAGAGTTTCGgtgcgggcggcggcggtggttcgACGGTGGTCCGGAGTTTGGCGCAGAAAGGGTGACGCTCGACTGGGAACCGGACAACAAAACCAATGATTCTCTGGGACGGACAGTTGAAACGGGCGGTCAAAATGGGCGCGCCCGCTGATGCTCGAAGATGCTGAGCTCATGGATAGATCACTCTGGCTGCCAGATTGGAGACAGAAAGCATGTCCTTTGACTACGGATGATGCATTGTCTCTTGGTGTTGATATTCAGCGCCTTGGATCTGTTTGGATTAGGGGAAAATCAAGGCGGGCGGAGCAAAGAGGATagagggagaaaagagaCAGCATAGGAAGGGGCTCTTTGCGTGGGGAAACACTTtgtctccctctctcttggACCGGGTTCTGCGTGCCTGACtgcgtgtgtgtgtctgtgtgcCAAGTGTGGGATTAGGCATTGCCAGCTctcttgtctttttttttctaatGATATTTCTGGGCTGGGCGGGACTTGGTATTTGTTCTTGTTAGAACacttggttttcttttttttttctttttcttttcttcgtACCAAAACAGTACCCCCTTGGACGCTAAGCTTTATCTACCACTCTTGAGTCGGACAACCGAACGGCAAAACAAAAGGATGAAGCCTTTTTTAACACCACCTCACTTGCTTCAAAAGCTGGGAGTCTGTCGCTTTTTGTCCTTAATGATGTGGTTGGGTTTTGTGTTTCTCGGATAATTCTATGTCGCGATGCTTGACTGGTTTCgttctgtttctgtttcGACGAGTATTCCATGTACGATATTTTGGCTTGGGTTTGACTGGGTATCTTGGGACATTTGGAACGCCGGGTAGTTCAGAGCTTGGTTGTTCCGGAATgggacgaggaagagctggCAAAACGGAACAGGGGTGGAAGATAGGTGGTTAGAAGTCCAGAAGTATATAGGCACGTTTCAAAACATGTCTGCTTGAGCTTGTTTAAGTGATTCTCGACACCAACTGCTCCGCTGTTGAGCATCATCTTCTTACTAATCTAAACCGCAACTGAAGACGGagcttcatcatctcccttgGCAATTGATCCACCATCCATGGACTTACAGCCTCTCTAGCTCTGCTTAATAATGCCATGCTTCTCTTGTCCCTGGCCAGACATCGTCCCCCTCGTTCAATATTTGCCGATAATATTGACTGCTCAGCCAAACCAGTCACGGCAGCTAGCCGCCTGGTGTTCCCGCACCGAACTTAAGTCCAGAGAGTTGACTCGTGTACGAGCCCCTCCGTATGAAAACCTCCGAGGCACCACGTTTGTGGCTACCATTGTTCGAGGCGTCTTTCCTACCCGCGCTCCATTATGCTGCTGGTGACCAGGCTCTGAAATATCCTTACAACAGTACCCCAAGTCGATGGCGTGTCCAGAAAGACCGCGAACTGGCATAGCTCTGGATCTCGCTGGCCAACTCGGTAGCAGCATAGTCGACATACTTATGGAAGCCTGTCAAAtgctctctctgtctctcaaGACAGAAGATTCGAGAGTCGGGTCCCGTTGGGCAGTCCTTTGCTGCCTTTATTCCTCCCAATCATCAAAAAAAGATGACAATCAATGTCTCTCAagcctcttcctcagctccctctccttctgctgCACCTCCAtttccaacctctccacgcTGTACTTGAGCGCTTCCTTCCTCTGCGCCACCACCTTGGCCCTCAGCGCCGCTGACCCATCCAACCTGCCCGATCGTGCTgccttcagcttcttctcccgctCTCTCTCCTGCTGACGCCTCTGTCTTTCCTGCTGGGCGGAGCTGGCACCCTCGGAAGTGTAGTGCGACAGCCTCCCGGCGTTTAGCTCGGCTCTGGCTTTGAGCGTTTCTATTCTTCTTGCTTGGCGGTCAATGTTCTTTTCGGCGCGGTCGAGAAGCAGCGAGATGAAGGGCCCGATCTCATCGCGGAGAGAGACTTCCGCGGCGGCCAGGGTGGGCTGGGGGATGAGCTCGTAGTGGCGGACGGTCTTGAGGAGGGATGTTAGGCGGGGAAAGTCGGAGATGCCAGCGTCGAGGGTGGAAACGGAGGATTGAAGGTAGGAGAGTGAGGTTCGGAGTGAGGTAACGCACGA belongs to Podospora bellae-mahoneyi strain CBS 112042 chromosome 6, whole genome shotgun sequence and includes:
- the SPC19 gene encoding DASH complex subunit spc19 (EggNog:ENOG503P35N; COG:S) gives rise to the protein MAYQSYQQRQHSYASCVTSLRTSLSYLQSSVSTLDAGISDFPRLTSLLKTVRHYELIPQPTLAAAEVSLRDEIGPFISLLLDRAEKNIDRQARRIETLKARAELNAGRLSHYTSEGASSAQQERQRRQQEREREKKLKAARSGRLDGSAALRAKVVAQRKEALKYSVERLEMEVQQKERELRKRLERH